TGCACTGAAAGCTTTAAACCCATCAACAAACTTTTCCCAATCCGTAAACTAGAATTGATCACCCACCATTCTTAGATCATCCATGGTATTTCTCAGGTCCTCATGCAACCACAATCTAGAACGTAACCTGTACTCAACTGATCTTGGTGCCAAAATATCTACACCACGCTGATGGGAAAAGGGGATAAATTTCATCCCCCTCCTTAGAAATGTGAGAGAGCTCCTTTTTAATTTTCCTCTACTTCCCCCTGGCATCCCTTCCGTAATACCGCCCATAATGGGCTCAAAACGCCGCCTATGGGTTTCCAGATGTTGTTAATGACCGTAGGGACTTGGAGTTGAGGACTCACGTGAATAGAGCTATGCAAGGAATTTGTGAATGTTTCAATCGTATCAAATGAATAAGAGCTCGTTTGAATAACTAGCGCCAAACACCCTTCTCGTGGTGATCCATCTTTGTGTCATTGCTCTCTAGTGCTCAAACCCGCTTGTCCACCTGAGTTCTCACTTGATCATCCACCTGCGCCACACCCTAAGGGCCTACTCCCTACAATTTCCATCGACACTTTCAACATTATGGCCTAACTTCGAGCACCCCCCCTAACCAAAAAGTGGCTTCCTCTCATGCACAACCTTCTGAATAAACCCTGACAATCCACAACCAATCCAAATCTACATAGATTGGGaatccttgagatcaatctcCACACAAGCCTTAGCTGCCATTGCTTTAGTATAACCACAGTAGCACCATCCACATTCAACACTCTTTCCATCGCCCTGCCACTGATAGGAAAAAATGTCCTTAATAAAGATTCataggaaggtttgggaatgacACCCAGAGAGGTACAATGGGCAATTCATTCCCTGCCCTAAAGCTTCTtatccacttaaaaaaaaaacaaaacaaaagtcCCATAATATAGATCTACTCCTTGAGCCACACCCTAATAAAGTCTTTCCGTTCAATAAATTGAAAGAGGAGATGCCTCTACTCAAGACTAGGGATCACCACATCCCCAACCAGATGAAAATGTGATTGTAAGAAGCTTTTAGTTTCAAATATAGATGGCTGTCCATAAGAACACTTAGCTATCAACGCATTCCAAAATGAAACTTCAGACCTAGCGATCTCTTCTTAAATTGGAGAAGAAAATCACTGGGGATCTAAGGTGAGTGGTGGGATTCTTCAATGGTACTTCCGCTATCTGGAAGGTAGAGGTCTTTGCCACCACCACTGCCAAAGGTGGGTTGAGGATCTGGAGGACCCTCCCTAAACAGGGGAGAGGAAGCATGGGTTTGAGAATGGCCCTTGACTCCACCCTTGCATTGACCATGGTTAGATTCGCCCAAATTAGACCCCTTCTCCGAAATCTAACCTATGCGTACTAAAGGATGAGAACTTGCTCGAtttgctaaaaaaaataaaaagaagaaaaaaaaagagataaataaataaaaaaaaaacttgcgtGACTACTAGGTGATGATTGTTGAAGCTAGAGAATAACTCTTTAATTTGAGTTGTAGCCAACcatcattagaagaaaaaaacatgaaaaaggtTATCTGAAGGTGGGTTGAGGATCTGGAAGGCAATCCTCCCTAAATGGGGGAGAGGAAGCGTGGCTTTGAAAATGGCCCTTGACTCCACCCTTGTATTGATCATGGTTAGATTCGCTCAAAGTAGACCCCTTCTTCGAAATCTAACATATGCTCGCTAAAGGATTAGAACTTGCTTGAtttgcaaaaaaataataaataataaataaaaaagaacttgtGGGACTACTAGGTGATGATTGGTGAAGATAGAGAATAACTCTTTAATTTGAGTCATAGCCAACcatcattagaagaaaaaaaaatgaaaaaaggttATCTAAACCTCCTTATGGTTACATACATGAACATTGTTTATTCATGtactcaagaaaagaaaaataaattaaaaaataggaTGCAAAGGAGAACAGCCTTAAGCCTGGAGGAGCATTTTCCCTAAGGCTTactttggttgtcaagaaatgtattttttaaatttaaagagagagatagacacataaggTTATCATTGTATGAAGAGAATTATTGTTTTATatgtataatctctctcctcaaatttcaaaagattttaaaattattttttcatttttattcaattcataACAACCAAATTAagatcaaaaaatttaaattgcAAATGCAAAAACCCCGCAGAACACGCGACATTATTAGCTTACAATTAAATTAACTCTTAAGATCTTAATAtaaattcctaaaaaaaaatatccaattAATATGAATTGttcctcttttctatttttcgcACCATATCAATCTCTCCATTTGCATCTCATCCCTAAAAAAATGGTTGTGAAGGGGAAAAATAAATGGTTCttaaaaatagtaaaagaaaagaaaagaaaaatgattggTGTCAGAGACacggaagagagagaaagatatctGCGGCGGTACCTCGTACGCTTCACGCCCAGTTCTTCGGTCTGCAAAGTTGACCCACTGCGCACGTTAGCAGTGTAAATACATATGAGCCCTGAAGCATAAgcttcctttacaaaattaaatactaaaaaaaaatactatattTTGGCGCCAAACGTCCGTTGAGGAACACAGTAGCGTGCGCAGTCGGCGCATTATAGTGTCTTTCTCCCTCAAACCTCTCTGCAACTTCTGCTTCTTTTCTCAATCCATGGCCTCTTCTGTTATCTTACAAGAGACGACTGGGTTTCGTCAGCACCAGCGATTCAGAAGGGCTTTGTGAATACTTTTCCAGATTACCaagcttcttcttccttgatccAGGTCCACAGAAAAAGGtgcattcacatccatatgagCTACCAAAGCATGAGAACAATCCTCCCCCAATTTCGCCGTCGGTATGCCTCCGAGCATGCCGGCGAGGAGTTGGATAAGTCCCGTACCCACGATCGTAAATTGGTGGAAGCTCCGTTCGCCACCTATCCAGCTTCGTCCTCAGTCCCTCTATACTCCCATCGTCCACGCTCCAACCTTCCAATATGGAACTCCCAATTTCGTTCCCCGGAAAAAAGTCTTCCACTGCAAGTCCGGCAGCCACAACCGACGGCGCCGGTCCCAGTTCCGAGTCCGCATACGTGGACCCAGGTCCAGTGCCGCCGCTAGTAGTGATAAATTTTATCGGAGGTACTCCACCACCGGCAATGCTTCCGACTCCGATATCAGAACCGTTGACGACCGAGCTAGTTCTATGCGAAACGCCGTCGTTGATTAAGGCCTCAGACCGTTCGCTCTTGGTGCGGCGGAGCTGGATCTTGGGAGGTGGGTGATTAGTGTGGTGAGGGGTATGGGCTTCTTCACCCATGAGGTCCCGGTATCCAACGGCGGAGGTGGAGACATGGGTGTAGAGTGGCATGCTACGCATTGAGCTGTCGAGGACGGCGACTCCAATGTTAAGGATCCCCTGAGGGCGGCCTGATGGACGGCGGACCTGGAGAGCCACGAACCGCATTCCGATATGATGGTTGGTCCCACCAGAACGAACTGAAGGTGGGACTAGGTTGCCGACGAGGATTCGAACGGAGCCAACGCGGACGTCTCGGAAGCAGCGGAGTGCATAGATCTCGATCATGACGGCGGAGGTGTCGGAATTAAGGAACTGCTCGTCGACGCGGAAGACAAACTTATCGTTCCATGTTGGGTTGGCGTGGCCGTGGCTGTCTACACGGGTGGAGAGCTTCCGTCCGGGATGAACCCAGGCGACGGCGTAGGTTCGCATGTTACGGGTTCCAGGGGCGAGATCTTGAGCCGATATCACATTGATCTCAAGGAGCTGGAATGGAGCTTGTTGCGTTGCCTTTGTTACAGACATGgtgaattgatttgatttgatcagATAAATGGATGGATTGATTAattgaggaggtggtggtggtggtggcggtggagATGGTGCGTCCTCGTCGCTTGAAGTCCTCGCCGCCTGAGAAAAGGACGACGAGGGTAAGAGATGAGGTTGCGCACCAGCAGGGGGTTGACgcagagaaaaggaaaaagctaTATAGGGGGTTGGTCTTTGGTAAGGGGATTAAGGTAGTTAAAAGGGATTATTAAACAGTTGGAACAGGTGAGATTTGTTGGTTACGTGATGACAAGTGGAATGCGAGAAGAGGTGGAAGAGGACCTAAGCCTAAGGGTTGACTAATTTAAGTTTTTTTACTTTGACTTCCATTGACAAAGCTTGGATTGGTATCATCATATATATGGTTCTTCCTCTCTGTGTCCTACATTGATAGATCATGTACCCAAGCacggctaaaaaaaaaaaaaaaaggtgatcaGTTGCTTGTATCATCACTTAATCGTACCGGTTAACATTTAAtaattatcttttttatttttaaatatactattctttatttttataatggcAAAAAATGAAACAGGTGTTTGAGACTGATTTATACGACTAGGTGATTGTACGAGCAACGGATCTTATATCTTATAAACATCATTCATGACAGGTTTTATCATTGAATTGATGGCTCGCATTTGCTATGACCATGAGTGAACCAAGAATCTTTTCACCCACCACTTTTATAGCAATTGGATAAGATTCTTGGGTAGGTTAGTTGGAGTTCAGACTCTGGATCAGCTCCCCACGTGGGGATGGGTGGGGACATATCTCCACCCTCCATGGTTGAAGGTGGCAGATCAGTTCCATGTGGGGAAGGGTTCCAACCTCAGTCGAGGGTATTTAGGAATTTTTGGAGAATATCTTCACAATGGTTGATGGAAAAATTTCTTCTTGATTATTTAGGTAAATTTTTCAATGGGTCTTGTCAAAATTTATTTGGGTTAGTTTGTCTTTTGCCCCTTATCATCTGGATCTAAGCAATCTACGGATCAAATATTGGGATCAAATTGGTCTTGATTGATACAATCAAGTGTTGCAAATTCTTGAACAAATTTAACTGATGCGAAACTGATCCATCCTTCCACGTGATCATGCACTTCCATCAAGCTATGAACATAATAAAGCAAAAATAATGACGACACAAATATTGATTTGTGTCTGTAAAAACTCTTCATAACTTTCTTTAAACTTAATGTTCTATAATTGGGAATTACAGTGACATCTTTGGCTTGATATAAGCATAACCGTTCAATACAAGATACACCATTAGGAATAATAGGTGAGGAAGGGGCatgttttttcccctttttatggcTGATACCATATAGTTCCGCTTACTATGCACATGTCCTCTCCATGGATTGTGCATTGGGCAATGCCAAATTTACCAAGCAACAAGGATGGGAGCCATGAGTTGAGGAAATGTCAGGCTTAACACAAAATTAGGCATATCTTAGTTTATAAACCAGACCAGAATACAGTCAAATCCGGTTAAACCAACACCCCATGGAATGTGCATTGGGCAATACCAAAAATTTTTCAACTTTAATTAATCATATCTGTAGGAACTACAATTTGATTAGTCAGTTGAGTTGAACCGGAATCAAATCCATTTTTGGTTTGATTCCATGGTTCAGTTTTAAAAACCATACAAAAACTAAGCATTACGACCAATTGAGAGTGAGTGTCATAATGGTTAATTAATGGGCTTTAGTTAACCCCCATAAAGTGTAAAGTATAGTAGTGATTGGGCATTATCATTGAGAGGCTTAATTACTCTAATTTCAGGGTTAGTCCATGCTCTTCGTCTATATAAAAGTAGTTATGCCCATTAATCTGATGAGGTCTTCAACAAGCAACATAAATCTAGGTATAGTTTCAATCAAatcttcattatttttgtattgTTTGTGACATTTGATCCGTCATATTGATCCTATAAACTTCTATACTTCTaaactttttttcttcattcaagCACACCTtgcacatctctctctctctctctctcttgaatgTGTGTTCATGCAGGCACATGGGCATACATATGCATCTTATTTTAACCAACATGATGAATAAGTTATAAGCTTCTTTGGATTGTCCATTGCCTTGTTAGTGATTTATCATTCTAAAAAgtcatcattgtgcatgttttAAAGTAAATATATAAATTGAGATGATTTTATccttattaaaaataaatttgtttTCCCTATACTAAAAGGACagatacaaattttttttccatcaatTTTAGTTATAgtaaaaattttcccttttcaaaataatagtttattttttttagataggAATTGTTACTGAATTGCTAATTagcaattttcttttcaaatatttttgtagAAAATAATTGTTATTAAGATTGTAATGAGTTTTCTACATCTCAATATACGAAACTGAAAGGTTCTAATACTAGCTAGGTCTTTGGATAAAGGTGGGCTAGGTGACCCTTCCTCCTCGGGCTGCATGAACATATAATACCATTTAAAACTTTATCTCAACTTAATAGAGTTGACTAATGAAGATTCCAAACAAAGACGAACATGAGGATCCATGCTAAATGGTTGACAGattatgactaattataataagtgttgATCGTCAACTTAACGCATCAATACAAAAAATACAAGCTTACAGTGACAAGCTAATCGAAATCATTTTTCAAGATATTTAATAACTAAAATTGTTACACCATATTTCCACGTGGCATTATTAGATCAATCACTTAGCAAAGCTTAGGTGGATGACCAAGCTcattgccttcttttttttctgttgaaatGATTGATTGCCAAAGATTTGTTTTAATACATGCTTGATTGTTCTGTAGCTCTCTATTTTGGCATATGgtataagagagaaagagaaagaaaaagagagagagaggcttttttttttcttcttgccaccaaaatattttCTAGTATAATAAGAGTTGAAGGTGTCTCAACTTTGGCACCAAGTTTTATCAAATGGAGCGGTGATATGGTAACTTTTCTTGTTTGCATATCTAGAAAATATTTAGATtaatcatatgtcaaattttagacaTAGATTTGTCTATATTCCCTCCCATGCATTGgtcaatttcttttttatttgaaatttcagtttttcacTAGATTTTcaaactttcttttttgttatttgaCAAATACTATTCTagatgaaatttgacatgtgaacaAAAGACTGGAGTTtacttgtccacaaaatttcaattcTATCTAATCTGCTACATGGGAGATATTTGTGCCATTTTAGATGCTTATTTTTAAAGcctctatttattttcatttaattcaTTTAAATTCGGTGGCAAATTGCAAATACCTCTCTCTAAAATTTTGCTAAGATATTATAGGGGTAACAACAATGGAAAAAATTTCGCTGCTGTCcaggttgcagccaagtagctgcaaccccatAGTAGCAGTCAAGGGAATGGAATTCTTAAGGGCAAGTTTGAAAATACCTACCTTGGGTGAATTTTTTCACTCCTACCCCTAAGACTTCATTCCCCCTGGCTGGTATTAGGGTTTTCTGCAACCCAAGGTAGCAACCAAGTTACGTTCAGCAACAATGGTGCCTGAACTAATAACTAATGAAAAGAGGGACTTAAGAAGCCTAAAGCTTTAGAGACACATAGCTCATGACTCATGTAGTGAAGAGTGGAATATGATCAAATTGTCTTATATGTCATTGACAAAACCTTCTTTGCCAAAGAGTCAGCCATGATGTTACCCTCCTTAGAAATGTAGTTGAAACAGCAATACGTAAAATAAGGAAGTAGATGAAAAATGTCCTGAATGATTGTAAAAGCTCCAAAATGTGGGCAACTATCGGGAGATTTACAGAAGAGAATGGCTTCTTGATTATCAGATCCACCTAGATATGATCCAAATCTTTGGATTAAGCATGCAGGAGACTTGATCGGTTAGCTAGGATTTCAAAAGAACTACCATGAAAGTAGGTGATTTTAAAACTACAAGCACATGCATGTCCAAATGGTCTCAAATAGTACATAGTGGATCATAAGATTGAAATAATCTAAAGACACtatttgagatcaaatgattCAAACTAACACCATCCCTCTCCATGACCCAAAACCACTTGATACCCTTGTGTGATGCAATGACATTCCATTGCCACCAAGTAAAAAGGGTTGAGATCGCCAACCAAAACCCAAGCAAGAGAAGCCTTAGGAGGCATTTGAACCTCAGTCCAAAacttaaaaagagaaaagtgtCCACACACTGTAACCTTGTCCTATTCCTTGTGAAGCCTTATggcccttttcttcttcttctttggtgttTTTCAAAGATCCAGAAATGTCCTGATTGGTCCTCTTGTGGCTGTAAACCTAGGAGGCCCAAGGGGGCCTGTGGGTGGACAGCCAAGAAAGAACGCCCACCATTTATTCGAAAGGGGCGAAATCAGAAGCAGCACTTTTTCACACACTCTCCTCATTCCATGCATGAAAGGGAGTTTCTGGTAACCAACAGAAATGGGAACCTTCATCACCCTCTGAATGACTTGTCACCTGTGTTGCTGGAGATGGTGATGGAGATATTTCATATTCCATGATACGGGaactctctctcactctctacCACAGAAATTATAAAATTCTAGAAATCAAATCAACACAGAGAGATTTTTCCTCAAAAGGAACGTCCACAAGCATTCTGATTTGGGTAAATTTTTCAGGGGACGGCCATTAAAGCTATAAAAAAATGCTGCTGAGAAGCTCTTCTACCCCTGTTCTTGGGTCCCTCCTCTGCTCCTCCGAGACCCCAAACAGGGATTTTGAGAATAGCtccaccaacaacaacaaacacacATCGAGCTCTGATCATACTCTGAAGATCTCGTTCTCTCATGGTGGGTGCCCTCATTTCAGCGCCTTCTCCTGCAACTCATCTCCAATTTCTCACACTGCTGTGACCTTCTCTGACTTCGACCACGAACCCAATAGTACCAGCTCAAGAGGCTTTCGAAGGGCCCGATCCGATGGCAACTTAGAAGGACTTGCTGCTGCCTCCTGCGATTTAGACGATTACACAACGAAGCCACTGAGCAGAGCTTCACGAAGGCCAAGTATGTCTTTTATGGAGACAATCCCAAGCTCCTCTGTTGATAGTTCAAGAGAGGGGTCTGAGGACGAAGAAGATATGGTTCAGAGAGATGGTTTATTGGGGAGGACTGTCACGATTGGAGACTTTATCGCGGCGGCGGTGGGAAGTGGTGAATTCTCTTTTGGGAAGAACAATAACATGGGTTTGGTTgtggaggaagaggaaaagaattTGGTGAGCCCACCTCTCTATCTGGCAAGAGGGATTGGAATTGATGAGTGTggttttggtggtggtggtggaggtggaggtggcggtggcggtggttTTAGGTCAGATGGATTAGGTGAGGGTGGTGGCAGGAAAGGATCCCAAATTGAGGAGTATTATAAGAGGAGGGTTGAAGAAAATCCTTCCAACCCTTTGTTTCTAAGGAATTATGCACAGTTTCTGTATCAGGTTTGAtctattttttcatttctcttccctttttacTTCTTGTTACTTCTCATCAATTATCATTTGCAATTGATGGACATACAGTAATTATATTAGTGTTTTTTTATAGAACTGCTCATGTTCTCCATACAGATCAACTGTAAACTGTATGATTTGATCTgaaaattattcaaattcaaagTCCTGACAGGTTAATTGTCATGTGGGtggtttcaatttttcaatTGAATGTTCTAAGTATCTCCACCTATTGAATAGGTGCACTCCATAGGTTCCTTTCATAGTGGATCTATTGTAGAAATTAGTGCCTTGAGTGATTTTGTCATCTGGGTATCTGAAAACATGGTTAAGGGTCAGATGAGCCACAGATTGTACGCTTAGTTCAGAAGGGGGCCATAAGTTAATAGACATCCCCTTACATGCAAGGTCTGATACCCATTTTTGGGTGATTACAGAAATAGTTGCAGGTGTGCTTACTGTCCCAATTTCATGGACTGCAAACATTTACTGCAAATTATCCAGTAATAGGTGATTGTGAGCCAAATTCACAGTATACTGTTTCACAAACCTCTGTATAATGCGGAGATCACTGCACGTCTGTTCTATTTATATGTATCTATTCATTAGGTAGATTCATCCATCACCTATCTGCAAAAAAAATATCCCTTCTTTCGCCATTGTCCTATATTACAGAAGCATAGAAAATCTTGTCATTTGGCAAACATTTCAAGTTTGCAGTCTGAAGACTTGATTAAATGAAAGAGTATGTCCTTTCCCTTGGGTGTAGGGGTTGGAACAGATTCATTAAAGGAGATGTCCCTGGCCAAAAGCTGATACAATCGCATCTCTCCAGCCATCTGCTGTATGCTGTTTCTTTTCTGTAGTATCCCACCCAAAAATTCATATTGAAGTTATAGACAAGATGGAAGGGGTCATCAAATCGCTTAAATCTTTTAGAGCTACTGGAGTTTCCAATTGAGTCGTGCACCTCATTCCCTGTGAATCTCTGTAGGGAACATGTTAGAAGcagggaaattttttattttttattttttgttttttggtgcaAGAAGCAGGGAAATTAAACATGATCATTCCTTGGATAATTGATTAGAACTCAAGTTGTTGAGACCTTGTCATTTGTTACACAGTGCTCCCTAATCTTGCTTTGTGAAGTATTTTCGCTGTTTTTACGACAGTCTAAAGGAGACCCGCAAGGAGCTGAGGAATACTACTCGCGTGCCATACTGGTAGATCCAACAGATGGGGAGATCATGTCACAGTATGCTGAACTGTTGTGGGAGCTCCACCATGACTGGGACCGAGCTTCAAGTTACTTTGAACGTGCAGTCCAAGCTGCACCTGAGGATAAGTATGTGTGTTTTATATGTTTTTAGATTGATTCTTCTCTATATGACCAAGCATGTCTTACAATGTATTGAAtctaaatttgaagaaatttttttcccctcttggCAGCCATGTGCTTGCAGCATATGCTAGCTTCTTGTGGGAAACAGAGGATGAAGAAGGCAGCTTGCCACAGGATCTTGCTGCTGTGCCAGCTTACCAATTTGCAAGTGCTTGATTCTGGCATAAATTGATAGAGAAACT
This Macadamia integrifolia cultivar HAES 741 chromosome 10, SCU_Mint_v3, whole genome shotgun sequence DNA region includes the following protein-coding sequences:
- the LOC122091429 gene encoding uncharacterized protein LOC122091429, translated to MLLRSSSTPVLGSLLCSSETPNRDFENSSTNNNKHTSSSDHTLKISFSHGGCPHFSAFSCNSSPISHTAVTFSDFDHEPNSTSSRGFRRARSDGNLEGLAAASCDLDDYTTKPLSRASRRPSMSFMETIPSSSVDSSREGSEDEEDMVQRDGLLGRTVTIGDFIAAAVGSGEFSFGKNNNMGLVVEEEEKNLVSPPLYLARGIGIDECGFGGGGGGGGGGGGGFRSDGLGEGGGRKGSQIEEYYKRRVEENPSNPLFLRNYAQFLYQSKGDPQGAEEYYSRAILVDPTDGEIMSQYAELLWELHHDWDRASSYFERAVQAAPEDNHVLAAYASFLWETEDEEGSLPQDLAAVPAYQFASA
- the LOC122092113 gene encoding uncharacterized protein LOC122092113, translated to MSVTKATQQAPFQLLEINVISAQDLAPGTRNMRTYAVAWVHPGRKLSTRVDSHGHANPTWNDKFVFRVDEQFLNSDTSAVMIEIYALRCFRDVRVGSVRILVGNLVPPSVRSGGTNHHIGMRFVALQVRRPSGRPQGILNIGVAVLDSSMRSMPLYTHVSTSAVGYRDLMGEEAHTPHHTNHPPPKIQLRRTKSERSEALINDGVSHRTSSVVNGSDIGVGSIAGGGVPPIKFITTSGGTGPGSTYADSELGPAPSVVAAGLAVEDFFPGNEIGSSILEGWSVDDGSIEGLRTKLDRWRTELPPIYDRGYGTYPTPRRHARRHTDGEIGGGLFSCFGSSYGCECTFFCGPGSRKKKLGNLEKYSQSPSESLVLTKPSRLL